A part of Cervus elaphus chromosome 11, mCerEla1.1, whole genome shotgun sequence genomic DNA contains:
- the PLEK gene encoding pleckstrin, with the protein MEPKRIREGYLVKRGSMFNSWKAMWVVLLEDGIEFYKKKSDNSPKGMIPLKGSTLTSPCQDFGKRMFVFKITTTKQQDHFFQAAFLEERDGWVRDIKKATKCIEGGQKFARKSTRRSIRLPETIDLGALYLSMKDTEKGVKELNLEKDKKIFNHCFTGNCVIDWLVSNKSVRNRQEGLMIASSLLNEGYLQPAGDLSKNAVDGTAENPFLDNPDAFYYFPDSGFFCEENSSDDDVILKEEFRGVIIKQGCLLKQGHRRKNWKVRKFILREDPAYLHYYDPAGGEDPLGAIRLRGCVVTSVESNPDGKKSEEENLFEIITADEVHYFLQAATPKERIEWIKAIQVASRTGK; encoded by the exons GGGAGCATGTTCAACTCTTGGAAAGCCATGTGGGTTGTATTGTTAGAAGATGGAATTGAATTCTATAAGAAGAAGAGTGACAACAGCCCCAAAGGAATGATTCCTTTGAAAGGAAGCACTCTGACTAGCCCTTGTCAGGACTTTGGAAAAAGGATG tttgtgtttAAGATCACTACGACCAAACAGCAGGACCACTTCTTCCAGGCAGCCTTCCTGGAGGAGAGAGATGGCTGGGTTCGGGACATCAAGAAGGCCACTAAATGCATTGAAGGAGGCCAGAAGTTTGCGAGAAAATCCACCAGGAGGTCCATTCGACTGCCGGAAACGATTGACTTAGG TGCCTTGTATTTGTCCATGAAAGACACTGAAAAAGGAGTAAAAGAACTGAACCTAGAGAAGGACAAGAAGATTTTCAATCACTGCTTCACAG GTAACTGTGTCATTGACTGGCTGGTTTCCAATAAGTCTGTTCGGAACCGCCAGGAAGGCCTCATGATCGCCTCCTCCTTGCTCAACGAAGGGTACCTGCAGCCTGCTGGAGACCTCTCCAAGAACGCGGTGGATGGAACTGCTGAAAACCCTTTCCTGGACAACCCTGATGCCTTCTACTACTTT CCAGACAGTGGGTTCTTCTGTGAAGAGAATTCCAGTGATGATGATGTGATTTTGAAAGAAGAATTCAGAGGAGTCATTATCAAGCAGGGATGTTTACTGAAGCAG GGCCATAGGCGGAAGAACTGGAAAGTGAGGAAGTTCATCCTGAGAGAAGACCCTGCCTATTTGCACTACTACGACCCTGCTGGG ggggaagatcccttgggagcGATTCGCTTGAGAGGCTGTGTGGTGACCTCAGTGGAGAGCAACCCAGATG gcaagaagagtgaagAAGAGAACCTCTTTGAGATCATCACGGCTGATGAAGTTCACTATTTCCTGCAAGCAGCCACCCCCAAGGAGCGCATTGAGTGGATCAAAGCCATCCAGGTGGCCTCCCGGACGGGGAAGTGA